The genomic segment CTTATGCTGGGTTTGCTTGAAGATTTCGGTTACCTGCCCCGGTTATCCGTGTTAAGCGACAATTTTATGCACAAACTCGGGTTGCATGGGCAGGCAATTATTCCCATGATCCTTGGGTTTGGCTGCGCCGTTCCGGGTATGCTGGCAACCCGTCCATTAAAATCCAAACGGGAGCGTTTTATCGCCATCACCCTTATCGCCATTGCCATACCCTGTGCTTCGCAATCCGCTATGATCTTTAACCTGGTCGGGCGGTACGGCACCCAGTATGTAGCCATTGTTTACGGAACCCTGTTTGTTTTGTGGCTGATTTTTGGCTATATACTGAATAAAATCATGAAGGGCCTGAGCCCCGAACTGTTAATGGAAATTCCTGCCTACCGGTTGCCCCATGGGTCAATGGTTTTGAAAAAACTCCGCATGCGGGTAATATATTTCCTCAGGGAAGCAATCCCTTATATGCTCATTGGCATATTGTTGATCAATGTTTTATATGCAATGGGGATCATTTCCTGGCTTGGAAAAATCATTGCGCCGGTGGTTACTGATCTGATGGGATTGCCAGAGGAGGTGGTCACCGCATTGCTCATGGGATTCCTGCGAAAAGATATAGCCATAGGCGTATTGGGCCCCTTAGGCTTAACGGCAGAACAAATGACCATTGCTGCCACGGTCCTGACCATTTATTTTCCGTGTATAGCGGCATTTGTCATCATGTTCAAGGAGCTTGGCCTTAAAAGCATGCTGAAAGCCACCGTTATTATGATTTCCCTGGCAGTTATCGTTGGAACCCTTATGAACCTGATCCTGTGAAGAGGGATATGAATTAGATTATTAACAATTAAACCATCAACCCTATGAGACCCATTCTACTGATTTTGCTGAGCCTTTTACTCACCATACCGGCTTTCCATCATACCCATGCTCAGCTCAAAAATCCCGACAACATCCAGCATGACTGGAGTACGGATACATCGAACCACATCATTGACCTTTCCGAAATCCAGGTTGTATTGCCCCGCAACAGTTTTCCTTTAATTGACTACCCTGAATTTACAGGTAAAGAACAAGGCTTAAAACAATTTTTCAGACATGAACCGGTCATAGCAGTATCCCTTAACGGCAGGGCAAAAGCTTATCCGCTGAATATGCTTGCGATGCATGAGATATCCAATGATACGCTGGGCGGCATCCCCATTTTGCCGAGTTATTGTCCCCTATGCAATTCAGCACTGGTTTTCGACCGCAGGCTGAAACATCAGGAAGAAGAACATCTGCTGGAATTTGAAGTGTCCGGGATGCTTCGATACAGCAATCTGATACTGGCCGACAAGCAGACGGAAACCTGGTGGCAGCAACTGTCTGCAAAGGGCCTTGCCGGGAAACTGGCAGGAGCCGAATTAAAGATCATTCCTTCTATGATCATCACTGTAAAAGAATTCTTTGAAAGTTATCCCAAAGGAAAGATCCTTTCACCAGAAACCGGAACAAAAGCAGAAAATCGTTATGGTACCAATCCATATGTAAATTACGATGAGGAAGACGGAAAACCAATGGAAAAGTACTTCCCCCATGAAAAAATCAGTGGGCGTCTGCCCGCGATGGAACGGGTGCTCGAAATAAAAAGTGAAAATAGGGGCTATAGAATCTATCCATTCTCCGAAATCAGGAATAAAGAGGTGATCAACGATGAATTCGGCAGCAAAAAGATCGTTGTCTTTTACAGAGATGAAAAAGTTTCTATACTGGATGAAAGCAATATAAGAAAATCAAAAACCATAGGATCGGCTACTGCTTTTTCCCGCAGGTTCAAGGGCCAAACACTGACTTTTAGTAAAAAGAACGGCTACTTCACAGATCATCAAACCCAAAGTAAATGGACCATCACCGGTCATTGCATCAAGGGAAAGCTGAAAGGCAGCAAGCTGAAACTTTTGCCACACGGAAATCACTTTGCCTTTGCCTGGCTCCATTTTTACCCGGAATCAGAGATATACCGGTCTCAGGAATGATATCCCTTCCTTCAGGGAAACCTCTGACATATAGGTATAAACAGTTATAATGAACAATGGAAAAGCAAGGCCATTGCATTTATTCTGCCCATATTCTGCCCAATAAAAAGATAAACAAACCTTCTCCGGACTTTTCATCAAACTTAACGCTAGCCTGGCACCCGCCCGGGCAATAAGAAGCTATTAGAAGCATCCTGTCAGCAAAAGCAGCCATTACCACAGGCATTTGGCTTTATTAATTCTTTCGGTTGTTTCCCGGCTAACATGATAACTTGCAGCTTATCAGCCCA from the Bacteroidales bacterium genome contains:
- a CDS encoding ferrous iron transporter B, whose amino-acid sequence is RYLAPLSTHERWGQIGDIVSQVQVLGHKHHTFLERLDELSLKPLTGIPIAIGVIWIIFKVVRFIGEGLINYVLEPAFQHIYLPVIQKVSAVLGGSGMLHNVIIGNLIDGSIDFEQSFGLLTTGLYVPFAMVLPYVIAFYLMLGLLEDFGYLPRLSVLSDNFMHKLGLHGQAIIPMILGFGCAVPGMLATRPLKSKRERFIAITLIAIAIPCASQSAMIFNLVGRYGTQYVAIVYGTLFVLWLIFGYILNKIMKGLSPELLMEIPAYRLPHGSMVLKKLRMRVIYFLREAIPYMLIGILLINVLYAMGIISWLGKIIAPVVTDLMGLPEEVVTALLMGFLRKDIAIGVLGPLGLTAEQMTIAATVLTIYFPCIAAFVIMFKELGLKSMLKATVIMISLAVIVGTLMNLIL
- a CDS encoding DUF3179 domain-containing protein produces the protein MRPILLILLSLLLTIPAFHHTHAQLKNPDNIQHDWSTDTSNHIIDLSEIQVVLPRNSFPLIDYPEFTGKEQGLKQFFRHEPVIAVSLNGRAKAYPLNMLAMHEISNDTLGGIPILPSYCPLCNSALVFDRRLKHQEEEHLLEFEVSGMLRYSNLILADKQTETWWQQLSAKGLAGKLAGAELKIIPSMIITVKEFFESYPKGKILSPETGTKAENRYGTNPYVNYDEEDGKPMEKYFPHEKISGRLPAMERVLEIKSENRGYRIYPFSEIRNKEVINDEFGSKKIVVFYRDEKVSILDESNIRKSKTIGSATAFSRRFKGQTLTFSKKNGYFTDHQTQSKWTITGHCIKGKLKGSKLKLLPHGNHFAFAWLHFYPESEIYRSQE